The genomic segment CCCTTCCAGGGAGAAGGCCGGGGTGAGGTGAATCGCGCAAGCGCTGAAGTGAAGTCGAAGAAGCGTTCGTAGCGAGGAATAAACACCCTCTCCTTCCGGGAGAGGGCCGTGAGGGTGTGAATCGGCGCATCGCTGAAGTGAAGTCGAAGAAGCGTTCGTAGCGAGCAATAAACACCCTCTCCCTTCCAGGGAGAGGGCCGGGGTGAGGGTGAATCGGCGCAGCGCTGAAGTGAAGTCGAAGAAGCGTTCGTAGCGAGGAATAAACACCCTCTCCCTTCCAGGGAGAGGGCCGGGGTGAGGGTGAATCGGCGCATCGCGGGGATTCGCAGTAATCGCAGGGTGCGTCCGGGCCACGTCGGAGCCTCGACTCGACGCACCGCCCGAGTGACTCCGCATCACGTGCCATGGGACCGGTCCGACGGATCATTTTCATTTCGCCGGGGCAGCGCTGCCGCATTTACCAGCATTGAGAGCAGTTCTTGCCGATCGCCGCGGCGCGCGCCGATAAAAATGTTTGCTTGAAGTCGCGCACATCCCGCCGATATCTCCCTCACGAACGGATGCAACGGATGCGTTGTTCCCGGCGGTTCCCGCCGGAGCGATCGTGAGGATGCGACGATTCGGCGTGATTCCGTGTGACTCGGTGTTGCGTCGTCGAGGCGATTTCGGCGACTGGTGGGTGTGTGGGCCATGGCGGAAGCTGCGGCGACAGCGCAAGTGATGGCAGGAAACGCAGCGGGCGCAGCGAACGCGCCGGGGGGTGACGCACCGCGGGGCGGGCTTCGCGAGCGGTTTGCGGGCCGCTGGCAGCTTCCCCTGCTGATCGCCAGTGTGCTGGCGCTTTCGGCGGGCGTCTCGCGGCAGGTGGCGCGCTATCGACCGGTAAGCTTTGAGGAGCATCTGAAGCGTGTGGCGGTTCTCCGCGAGGCGAATGCGCTGGGTCGAGCCGCGACGTATATCAAGTATTTGTTGAGTCGGCCGGAGCGGCCTGCGGCCGAGCGGGGCGAACTGTATCGGCTGTATGCGCAGGTTGCTTATCAGGCGGAGTCGTCGGCGACGGCGCATGGCGAGGCGAATACGCGGGCGATCATCCGCAACATGCAGCAGGCGCGCGAAGAGGGTGCAGCGCTTGCGGCATCGGACTGGTACGCGCTGGGCGAGGCGTATCGGTGGGCCGGTCAATGGACCGAGTCGATTGATGCGCTGGGCAAGGCGCTCGAAGCGGGCATGACGCCGGCGGATGCGATTCGCCGGAAGATCGTGGAGTTGCGGCTGGCGACGACCGCGCCGACGGATCCGAAGAATGTGTCGGACATCGCCGCGGTGTTGAGCGCGGCCGATTCGTCGCCGGAGAACTTTGTGTGGGCGACGGATCTGACGGTGGATCGGTTGCTCTCGGCGGGCCGGGCGGACGAGGCCTTGAAACTGGTGAAACAGGCGGAAGCGCGCGGGGGGGAACCGGACGCGCGGCAATCGGTGAGATACCTGGAGGCGTTGTGCCTTCGCGCGATGGGTCGGACGGATGAGGCGGAGGCGTTGCTTCGGCGAATCCGGGAGGAGTGGACGAAGCGCGATGATCTGTGGGCGCGGGCCGGCTGGTTGCTAGGACGATTGCAGCAGGAAGACGACCGGCCGCAGATGGCGCTGGCGTTCTACGAGGAGGTGCTGCGTTCGTTTGCGTCGGGGGAAATGAAATGGGCATGTGAACAGGGTCGTGCCGAATGTCTGGCACGACTGGAGCGGTTTGAAGCGGCGCGGGAGGCCTTTTCGGGGCTGATCGAGCAGCGCGGGGCGTGGGAGCGTTCGCGCTACGTGAATGCGGGTGCGGTTCGTTCAGCGTTGATCGTGATCGCGGAGCGATTGCGCGGCGCCGGCGAGTACGAGGCATCGAACGATTACTACCGACTGGGGCTGAAGCTGGCGGGAACGGATTCGGCGGCGCAGCGCGCGCATTACACGGGTCAGCTCGCGGCGAATTGCCGGTCGCTGGGTGTTCAGGCGCGCGATGCGAGCGACGCACGGGTCGCGGCGCAGTGGTTCGCCGAGGCGGGCCGGCTGAACCTGGCGCGGTCGGAGATTGAGACGCAGGAGCGGTTCCAGGCCGAGGCGCTGGAGGCAGCGGCCGAGGATTTCGACGCGGCGGGCCGGACCGATGAGATGATCCGCGCGCTGACGAAACTGGTGGCGCGGCATCCGACGAACGTGCGGCGGTCGGCGGGCATGTTCCGCCTCGCGCAAGCGCTGGAGGCGCAGGGTCGTTATGCCGAGGCTGCGGCATCGTATCAGGAGATCATGACGGTTTACCGACGGCTGCCGGATGCGTTGTCGTCGATGGTGCCGTTGGCGCGGTGTTTGATTCGTCAGGGCGGCGACCGGGCGCAGCGCGGCGTGGCGATTTTGACGGAGATCGTAGACGACCTGGGGCCGGAGGAAATCTTCACGCCGCGGGCGATGGAATACCGCGAGGCATTGTTTGAGCTGGCGGAGTATTACACGCAGGCCGATCCTGTGCGGATTCCGAATCGCGACGAGTTGGCGATTTCGCGACTGGAAGATGCGCTGGCGTTGTATCCCGACGCGGCCGAGGCGCCCAAGCTGCTGTTTTTATTGGGGGAGTCGTACCGGCGCAGCGCGGGACGGTTGCGCGAGTCGCTGAAAAAGGAACTGGATGCGCGAACACGCGAGGAGTCCGCTCGCGCGGCGGACGACCGGTTGCGGCGCGCGGTGGATGCGTACGAGCGCATCATGGCGCGGCTGGCGGGGCAGGATGGCAGCGCATTGAGTGAATCCGAGCGGCTGTACCTGCGATGCAGCTATTTGTATCGAGCCGATTGTCTGTTTGAACTGGGCGATTATGCAGCGGCCGCGGATGGGTATCGCGAGGCGCAGTGGCGGTACGAGGCCGATCCGTCGGCGGTGTCGGCCGGCGTGCAGCTGTATCACTGCTTTGTGCGGCTGGGCAATGCGAACGAGGCACGGATGGCGCTGGCGCGGCTGGGCTGGTTGTTGAAGAAGCTGCCGGAATCAGCGTTCGAAGCGCGGCGCGGCATGTCGTCGAAGGCGTACTGGGAAGGCTTGGTCGCACGGCTGGAACGGACGAGCGGCGACCTGCTGGCGGGAGCGAGGTGAGTCATGACGGCGACACTGAACCGGGTCGCGCCGCAGGGCAGCGCAGCCGAACTGGTGATGCTGCTCGAGCAGCAGCGGGCGACGTATCGGCGACTTCGCCAACTGGCGGAGCGGCAGCGCGTGCTGGTGGTGCAGGACGACATGCAGCCGCTGCTGGCCTTGCTGGGCGAGCGGCAGGCGCTGGTGGACGCGCTGATGCGGGTGCACGGTCAGTTGGCGCCGTACCGGGCGAACTGGCCGGCGACGATGCAGGGTCTGGATGAACCGACGCGCAAGCGTGTGACGGAGATGCTGGAAGAAGCGAACGAGGCGCTGGGCGGCATTTTACAGGGAGACACGCGGGATAGTGCCACGCTAACGACACGACGCCAGGAGACGTCGGAGCGGATCACGACGCTGGGGCAGATCGCGCGCGCGACGGCGGCCTATGCGGCGGCGCCCGCCGGGTCCGCGGCGCCGGGGCGGTTCGGGACGGATGCCAGCGCCTAAGCGGGAATGATGTGGATGGCGGCGTTTCGCAGGATGAAACACCGAGCAAGCATTGAATCGGCGAGCGTGCTCGCCGGAAAAATGAGACGCGAGACAATGATCGAACTTGCAGAGACGACGCACGACGCGCCAGACGTGACCCAGCGGGAACGGGAGCTGGGCGCGATCATCACGGCGTACAACGACGTGACCGAGCGATTGAAGCAATCGCACGAGTCGCTTCAGCGGGAGGTCGCGCGGCTGCACGGCGAGCTGCATCGCACGAACGAAGCGTTGCGCCGCAGCGAGCGGCTGGCGGCGCTGGGCGAGATGGCGGCCGGTCTGGCGCACGAGATTCGCAATCCGCTGGGTGGCATCGCGCTGTATGCGTCGATGCTTTCGCAGGCGGCCGGCGGGGACGGCAGCGCGGTCGACGCGGCGCGAACGCGCACGGCGGCGACGCGCATCGCCAACGGCGTGCGCACGCTGGAGCGGTTGATCGCGGAGATTCTGGATTTCGCGCAGGAGCATCGTCTGGAGCGGCAGCGCTGTCGCCTGGGCACGGTGTTCAACACGTTGCGCGATGCGATGGCCCCGTGGGAGGAACAGACCGGCGCCCGGATGACGATCGACGCGGAGGCGGACGAAATTGAGGCCGATATCGATATAGGCCGGTTGCACCGGGTGCTCGTGAACTTGGTGCTGAACGGTTTGCAGGCGGCAGGTCGCGGGGGGCGTGTGGCGATCGCGGCGCGGCGCGATGCGGATGCGGCGGTGATCGAAGTGGCCGACAGCGGTCCGGGCATCGCGGAGGAGTTGCTTCCGCGGGTGTTCAATCCGTTTTTCACGACGAAGGATACGGGCACGGGGCTGGGGCTGGCAATCGTGCATCGCATCATCGAGGCGCACGAGGGATCCGTCGCGGTGAGCAATCGCGCGGGCGGCGGGGCCGTGTTCACCCTGCGTTTGCCGGATGGTGAATCGGGCGATCACGCAGGGAGATAGGAAAGTGAACGAGCCTGCGGCGACCGGGACGTGGCCGCGGGGATGAAGTCATAAACGAAAGGATTGCGACAAGCCGTGCGAGCGGGGACACGCCGCGCGGCGTCGCCAAAGGGAGCAAACATGGCGCGAATTTGCATCGTGGACGACAAGGATGTCATGCGGGACTCGCTGACGGATATTCTCACGGCGGGTGGGCATGAGGTGGCGGCTTTCGCCGAACCGAATCAGGCGTTGATGGCGGCGACGCCGGGTCGGTTCGAGGTGATCGTGAGCGATCTGAAGATGCCGGGCATGGACGGCATCGAGTTGCTGCGATCGTTTCGATCGCGCGGCGTTGATGCGCCGTTCGTCTTGATGACGGCGTATGCAAGCGTCTCGACGGCGGTCGAAGCGATGAAGATGGGTGCGTTTGATTACATCCAGAAGCCGTTCGAGGCCGAGGCGATTCACCTGGTGGTGGAGCGCGCGGCGTCGGTGAGCCGGCTGCGTGGCGAGAACGAGGCGCTGCGTGCGAGCCTGATGGACCTGGGTCGTGACAGCGAGCTGGTCGGTTCAAGCCGGGCGATGCGGGCGGTGCGATCGCAGATCGAGAAGGTCGCGCGGAGCCAGGCGACGGTGCTGATCCAGGGCGAGAGCGGGACGGGGAAGGAGCTGGTGGCGCGTGCGATACACACGGCGAGCCAGCGCGCGGCGGCGCCGATGCTGTGCGTGAACTGCGCGGCGTTGTCGGCGGCGTTGCTGGAGAGCGAGTTGTTCGGCCATGAGCGTGGTGCGTTCACCGGCGCGGACAAGCTGCGCAAGGGGCGCTTTGAGCTGGCGACGGGCGGCACGCTGCTGCTGGACGAGATCAGCGAAGTGTCCCTGCCGGTGCAGGCGAAGTTGTTGCGCGTGTTGCAGGAGCGCGAGTTCGAGCGCGTCGGCAGCAGCGTGACGATTCAGACCGATGTGCGTGTGATCGTGACGACCAATCGTGATCTGACGGAGTGGGTGGCGCGGCGGCGGTTCCGTGAGGATCTTTTCTTCCGCGTGAGCGTGCTGCCGGTGACGTTGCCGCCGCTGCGCGATCGGCGCGAGGACATCCCCGAGCTGGTGGGCCATTTCCTGGGTCGCATCGCGCGGCGCGAGGGCAGCAACACGAAGTCGATCACGCCCGCGGCGTTGCGTGTGCTGGAAGCCTACCACTGGCCGGGCAACGTGCGCGAGCTGGAGAACGTCTGCGAGCGCGCGGCGGTGTTGTGTCATGGTGACAGCATCGATGCGCCCCTGATCGAGCCGTGGCTGGCGTCGGCGAGCACGAAGGCCGAGGGCGTGAACCGCCCGCTGCGGCCGGGCCACATGATGGAAGACATGGAACGCTCGCTGATCGAGCAGACGCTGGTGCGATTCAACGGGCATCGCGAGAAGACGGCCAAGGCGCTGGGCATCGGCGTGCGCACGCTGGGGATGAAGCTCAAGCAGTGGCGCGACGAAGCGGCGGCGCAGGCCGCGGCATCGCTGGCGGCGGCCCAGGGTCCGCAGCGCATCGCGGGTTGAATCGCGCGGTTTTTGCGCGGCGCGGCACGATTTGCCGGTTCGGCGGACATTGTGTCGATAAGAACGGCAGGCGTGCGGCGTGAGCAGGCGTCGGTTGCATGGCACGCCGGTTGCTGAAGCACGAGGACCGGGTGCGCCCGAGCGTCGGAGACGCGGATGACGTTTCTGGATCAGGTGATCGGCGGCGGGTCGATACCGCTGCTGGAGAAGGTGCTCTCGTTCACCGAGGCGCGGAATCGGATGCTGGCGGAGAACATCGCCAACATCACGACGCCGGGCTATCGAACGAAGCAATTGGACGTTCGCTCGTTTCAGGCGTCGTTGCGGGAGGCGTTGGACCGGCAGGACGCAGCCGAGCGGCGCGGCGTGGTATCGCCGCCGCTGGAGCTGAAGGCAACGCGCGAGGTGCGCGTCGGCGCGGGCGGCGCACTCGAGGTGACGCCGGGCACCGAGCCTGCGGAGAACATTTTGTTTCACGACGGCACGAATGCCCGGATCGAGCGACAGATGGCGCTGCTGGCCGAGAACACGATGATGCATCAGGCCGCGGTGGAGTTGATGAAAGCGAACATCGACGGGCTGTCGAAGGCGATTCGCGGCCGGGCGATTTAGTAGGGCATGACCGGCCGGGAACCAGGAAAGACGTATGTTCGGCGCATTGGACATCAGCACGAGCGGCCTCGCGGCGCAGCGGACGTGGCTGGACACGATCTCGGCGAACATCGCCAACGCGCAGACGACGCGTCGAGCCGACGGTGGCGACGGTCCGTACCTGCGACAGGTGGCGTTGTTCGCGCCGGGCGACGGCCGTGGCGGGGCGGGCGTGCACGTGGAGAAGATTGTCGAAGACCATTCCGGCAAGCCGCGTGAAGTGAAGGACCCGGGCCATCCCGATGCGGATGCGCGTGGGATCGTGCGGTATCCGAACGTGGATCTCGCGACGGAGATGGTGAACGCGATGGTGGCGGTGCGGGCGTACGAAGCGAACGTGACGGCGGCGGAGGCGACGAAGTCGATCGTGGCGAGCACGCTGCGGTTGCTGGCGTAGAGGCGTGAGCCATGAGCCGCCGGGTGCGTGTGAGACGCACCCATGAGTTGTCTCGAAGGCATGAAGGTAACTCGCGGCACCCAGTCTGAAGTTCGGTGAAGGAAGGGCAGTCATGTCAGACCTAGGCATCAAGAACCTGGAGGGCCTGAAGCCGCTGACCGGCGCGAATCCGCTGAAGGAGGCCGACGGCCTCGGCAGGGCGTCGCCGGTCGCGAAGACGGGCGCGGCGGGAGGGAAGGACTTCAAGAGCTTTCTGCTGGAGAGCCTGGACAAGGTGAACGCGCTTCAGACGGAAGCGAACGAGGGCGTGCAGCGCCTGATGACGGGCGAGACGAACAACGTGTCGGAAGTGCTGACGGCCAGTCGCAAGGCCGGCATCGCGTTCGATCTGCTGATGGAGATTCGCAATAAGCTGATGGAAGCGTACACGGAGATCAAACAGATGCGGGTGTAGGCGAGCCGTGAGCCTGAATGCGGCGGGGCGTCGGATCGGCGCTGTCGTGTATCGGTTCCAGGCACCAAGCGGACGATGCATGGCGAACTTCCCGGCGGAGCCGGGATCGGAATCAGACGGAAATGGATTTCCTGTCGTCACAATTGAGGCAGATCGGGGAGCAGCTCCGCGGCACGTCGGTTTCGCAGCGTGCGGCGATCGGCCTGCTCGTGGTGGTGCTGATCGGCGGCATGTACGGTCTGGTGCGCTGGAGCGGCCAGCCGGAGTGGGTGCCGCTGCTGCCGCAATCGTTCACACCGGAACAGATTCAGTCGATCCAGGCGTCGCTGGCCGTGGCGGGGGAACGGTCGAAAGTGGACGGGGATCGCATTCTCATCCAGGGGGACGAAGGCCGCCGGGAGCAATTGACGGCGATGCTGGCGCAGAGCGGATCGCTGCCGAAGGACACGAGCCTGGGTTATGCCGCGCTGGTGAAGGCGAGCAGCGTCTTCATGGGCGACCGCAGCCGCGTGTGGATGGAGAATCGCGGGCTGGAGGCGGAGCTGTCGGGTGTGATCGGCCGGTTTCGTGGCGTTAAAGATGCACATGTCTTTATAGAGGTTCCGCAGACGCGAGGGTTCTCGGGCAAGTCCACGCAGTCGCGGGCGAGCGTGCATCTGACGCTTGCGGAAGGCGAATCGCTGGACAAGCAGCGCGTGGCGGCGATTGCGAACTTCGTGGCCGGGGCCGTGAGCGGTCTGGACCCGCGCAACGTGAAGATCACCGACGGCGTGCGGTTCTATCGTCCGCCGGAGAGCACCGGGGAGGTGCCCAGCGAGTTGCTGGACATCCAGCGTCACGCCGAGGATTACCATTCGCAGAAGGTGTACGACCAGTTGCGATACATTCCCGGCGTGCTGGTCAACGTGCACGCGCAGCTTCGCACGAGCGAGGAACAGATTCAGGAGAAGACCCTCGGCCCGCCAGCGGTGGATAACGAAACATCGCGCACCGAAGAGACGCGCAGCGCGTCGACGGCGACCGGTCCGGGCGTGCGGCCGAACCAGGGGCGCAGCATCAGTGACGGTGGAACGGGCACGTCGAACACGAAGGAAGAGACGGAGACGAGCCTCAAGGGTGAGCGCGACACGAAGGTGCGCAGCACGAATCACGCGGTGGGGGTGGTGGAGAAGCTGACGGCGGCGATCAACGTGCCGCGGAGTTACCTGGAGCGCATCGCGTCGGCGGTGGGCGCCGCGGGCGGCGGCGGTGGTCAACCCGATGACGCGGTGATCGGCAAGATCGCAGAGGCGGAGTTGCCGAAGATTCGCGCGCTGGTGAAGCCGTTGATCAACGCGACGTCGGATGAGCAGGTCGTGGTGAATTGGTACTACGACATGGCGGCGCCGGAGTCCAGCGCGCCGGCGACGCAGTCGACGGGCATGGTGGCGCTGGCGCGGGACTATGGGGCGCAGATCGGCGTCGGGTTGCTCGTGTTGTTCAGCTTGTTCATGTTGATGCGTTTGGCGCGGCAGGGCGCGGGAGCGATCGGGCGAGCCGGTCGGAATCGGCCCGTGCCGGCGGGCGCATCGATCGGCGGGGGTTTCGGCGGGTTTGGCGATCCGGACGGTCCGCTTCAGAAGCTGGGCGGCGGGACGATGCTGGTCGGCGAGGCCGAGGAGACCGACGCGGTGATGGAAGGCCACGAAGTGGATGAGAAGACGGTGCGGACGCATCAGATTGTGCAGCAGATCAGTCAGATGGTTCGGGAGGATCCGGCGTCGGCGGCGAACATTGTCCATCATTGGCTGCAGGAAGAGAAATAGACGAGATGGCGGCGCGCAACAATCGCAACCAGAAGGAGGACGAGGAGAAGCAGAGCGGTCTGCGCAAGGCGGCGATTCTGCTCGTCAGCCTTAGCCGGGAGACGGCGTCGGCGATCCTGCGTCAACTGGACGGCGATTCGATCGAGGCACTGACGCGGGAGATCGCGCACATTTCGGAGCTGGACGAGTCGGTGCGGCAGTCAGTGATTGAGGAGTTTCACGGCTTGGCGCTGGCGCGGCGGTACGGCGAAGTCGGCGGGCTGGCCTGCGCGAGGAGCTTGTTGAGCACGGCGCTGAACAAGGAAGACTTCGAGCGGATCATGCACACGGTGGAGCATCAGTTCAACTCCAAGCCGTTCACGTTCCTGCACAAGGCGGCGACGGAGAACCTGCTGACGTTCATCCAGGACGAACACCCGCAGACGATCGCGCTGATCCTGGCGCACCTGACGCCGGACAAGGCGAGCGAGATTCTGGGGGGATTGAAAGAGGAGAAACAGAAGGAAGTCGTCGCGCGCATCTCGCGCATGGAGCAGACCAGCCCGGAGGTCATCAAGGAAGTCGAGCGCGGACTGGAGCATCGGTTGAGCGGTCTGGTGACGGAGCGGTTGCAGCGCGTCGGCGGGGTGGAGAGCGTGGCGGAGATTCTCAACCTGTGTGATCGATCCACCGAGCAGGGGATTCTTGAGAAGCTCGGCGAGGAGGATCCCGAGCTGGTGGAACAGATTCGCCGGCTGATGTTCGTCTTCGAGGACATTCTGCTGGTCAACGACAAGGGCATCCAGGCCGTTCTGAAGGAAGTGGAGACGAGCGAGCTGGTGCTGGCGATGCGCACGGCGACGGACGAGTTGAAGCAGAAGATTCTGTCGAACATGTCGGAGCGTGCGGCCCAGATGATCGCCGAGGAGATGGAGTACATGGGTCCGGTGCGGCTGTCGGATGTCGAGGCGGCGCAGCAGAAGATCGTGGACATTGTTCGGCGGTTGGAGGACGCCGGCGAGATCATCATCGCCGGTCGCGGCGGCGAGAAGGAACTCGTCGTCTAGGCGAGGGTGCGAAAGGGCGGCATGACGCGAGCGATTCGATCGGTGATCAAGGCGGGCGATGCGCGGCTGGCGACGCGTGGGATGTATTCGCTGGACCTGCGCGACATCGAGCACGAGGCGGCGCAGGTGCTGGCCGCGGCGCGTGCACAGGCGGAGCGGATCATCGCCGAGGCGCGTGCCGCGGCACACGCGCAGAGTGAATTAACCCGGCAGACGGCGCATCGGGAAGGGTACGCGCAGGGCCAGGCGCGTGGGCAGGAGACAGGCCACGCCGCGGCGCTGGAGGAAGCGCGGGCACGCTTCGCGGAGGAACACGCTGCGCTGGGGCGGGCGCTGACCGAGGCGCTGGCCGCGTTTGCCGCGCGGCGGGAGCAGTTGTACGCCGAGGCGCGGCGTGATGTGGTGCTGCTCGGTGCGACGATCGCCTCGCGCGTGTGGTCGCGGCTGGCGGCGGATGAATCGGTGGTGACGCAGGTTGCGCTGGGCGCGATGGGCGAAGCGCTGGAGATGGTCGGTCGGGCGACGCAGGCGATGGTGCGCGTGAATCCGGCGGATGCGGCGGCGCTGGAGCGCTTCGCCGCGTCGGTGCAGGGCGTCGCGGAAGAGAGTTCACACATTCGCATCGTGGCGGATGAGTCGGTGGCGCGCGGCGGTGTGCGGATCGAGACGGCCGATTCGGTGGTGGACGCGACGATTGCCCAGCGGCTCGACCGGGTTGCGGATGAGCTGGTGAGCGGATGGCGCGAGCGGCTGGCAGCGCTGGGACTGGACACGGACTCGGCGGACAAGCGCGCCGGCTAAATGGGGTGCGGATCGCACGTCAGCGAGGCGGTACGACGGCGCGACGGCGAGGCGACAATCGATGACGGTGCTGGCGGAAGCGATCGAGACGGCGCGGCGCGCGGACACGTTGAGTGTGACCGGGCGGGTGTTGTCATGCACGGGCATGACGATCTGCGCCGCGGGGTTGCCGGTGCCGGTCGGGTCGTTGTGTGAGATTGATTTCGGCGGCGGTCGTTCGGCGCTGGCGGAGGTGATCGGCTTCCGTGAGCAGGCGACGTTGCTGATGCCGCTCTGCGGCGCGGAGGGAATCGCCAAGGGCCAATGGATCCGCCATGTGACCAGCACGCAAAAGGTCGCGGTCGGTCCGGGATTGCTTGGGCGCGTCCTGGACGGCATGGGTCGGCCCAGCGATGGCCTGCCGGTCGCGGCGCTGGATGCCCATTATCCGTTGCATCGCGCGGCGCCCGATGCGCTGCGTCGGCCGCGCATCGACGCGCCGCTTTCCGTTGGGATTCGCTCAATCAACGCGATGCTGACGCCGGGTTGCGGTCAGCGGCTGGGCGTTTTCGCGGGCACGGGCGTCGGCAAGAGCATTTTGCTCGGCATGATGGCGCGGCATACGTCGGCCGATGTGGCGGTGATCTCGCTGGTCGGCGAGCGTGGCCGCGAGGTGCGCGATTTCATCGAGAAGGATCTCGGTGAGCGCGGGCTGGCGCGGAGCGTGCTGGTGGTGAGCACGTCGGATCAATCTCCGCCGCTGCGCGTGCGCGCGTGCTTCGTGGCGACGGCGATCGCAGAGTATTTCCGGGATCAGGGCGCCAACGTGCTGCTGCTGATGGATTCGGTGACGCGCCTGGCGATGGCGGCGCGGCAGATCGGCCTGGCGGCGGGCGAGCCGCCGGCGACGAAAGGGTATCCGCCGAGTGTGTTCGCGATGTTGCCGAGGCTGCTGGAACGAAGCGGTCGGACCGAAAGTGGCAGCATCACGGGTCTGTACACCGTGCTGGTGGAAGGCGACGACGTGAACGAGCCGGTGTCCGATGCGGTGCGAGGAATTCTCGACGGTCACATTGTGCTGTCGCGGCGGCTGGCGAATCGGGGGCAGTATCCGGCGGTGAGCGTGCTGGAGAGTGTGAGCCGGGTGATGCCGGACGTGGTGGACGCGAAGCAGTTGGAAGCGGCGACCGCGGTTCGTCGATTGCTGGCGGTGTGGGACGAGATCGAGGACCTGGTGAACATCGGGGCGTACGCGGCGGGCAGCAATCCGGAGTACGACCTGGCGATACGAATGATGCCGGCGGTCACCGCGTTCCTTCGGCAGGAGATGGACGTCGGCGTGGATTTCGAGGCGTCGAAGGCGGCGCTGATGGCGCTGGTGGAGGAGTTTGAGCGGAAGGAAACGCCCAAGCGTCCAAACGCCGAAGCGCCAAAACGACAGAAGTAGGATGAGCACGGCTCGCCGATGGGCGAGGGCACGTAGGTGATCGGGATCGGCTCACGGTAAAAGGTCCCACGAGATGAAATCACGACGCATGTATCGATTTGAGACGCTGCTGAAGATTCGCCGGGCGAAGGAGGACGCGGCCCGGCGGGTGGTGGCGGCGCGGCTGCGTCAGATCGCGGAAGTGGAGCAGCGTCAGGCGGCGTTATCGGAGCGTATTTCGCAGGAAACCGAGGCGATTCGGGCGTCGCTTGGAGAAAAAAACAAGAATCTTGATGTGGAACAATTGCGCTGGTCTCGGCACTGGCTGGGGCGATTGCGGCTGGGCGTGTTGGAGGCACAGGCCGAAGTTGCAGGTCACCGCGCAATGCTCGCGCAGGAGCGCGCGGTGTTAAATGACGCTCGGAAGCAGGTCGGCGTGCTGGATCGCCTGAAGGAGCGTTGGCGTGCGTCAGTTATTGCCGAATCGCAGCGCGTCGAAGCGCGCCAGTTGGATGAGATGAACACGGCGCGCTTCGCGGCCGGCGCGGGTCAGGAAGTGAGAATCTGATGCTCAAGCGCGCTTTTTTTGCGGCGGCAATTGTGACGATGTTAAACGCGGCGGCGCTGACGGGCGTGGCGGCGTGGGCGGCGACGCGAGGCTATTTGTCACGCGATCGGGTGCACGCGGCGCTCGCGGTGTTGCGGGGCGAGTCTCCCGCGGCCACGACGCAGCCGAGTGCGGCGTCGCAGCCGGGTCAGGATTCACCGCAGCCGGCGACAGCGGAGCAGTTGAGGCAGC from the Planctomycetia bacterium genome contains:
- a CDS encoding FliI/YscN family ATPase encodes the protein MTVLAEAIETARRADTLSVTGRVLSCTGMTICAAGLPVPVGSLCEIDFGGGRSALAEVIGFREQATLLMPLCGAEGIAKGQWIRHVTSTQKVAVGPGLLGRVLDGMGRPSDGLPVAALDAHYPLHRAAPDALRRPRIDAPLSVGIRSINAMLTPGCGQRLGVFAGTGVGKSILLGMMARHTSADVAVISLVGERGREVRDFIEKDLGERGLARSVLVVSTSDQSPPLRVRACFVATAIAEYFRDQGANVLLLMDSVTRLAMAARQIGLAAGEPPATKGYPPSVFAMLPRLLERSGRTESGSITGLYTVLVEGDDVNEPVSDAVRGILDGHIVLSRRLANRGQYPAVSVLESVSRVMPDVVDAKQLEAATAVRRLLAVWDEIEDLVNIGAYAAGSNPEYDLAIRMMPAVTAFLRQEMDVGVDFEASKAALMALVEEFERKETPKRPNAEAPKRQK
- a CDS encoding flagellar FliJ family protein, which codes for MYRFETLLKIRRAKEDAARRVVAARLRQIAEVEQRQAALSERISQETEAIRASLGEKNKNLDVEQLRWSRHWLGRLRLGVLEAQAEVAGHRAMLAQERAVLNDARKQVGVLDRLKERWRASVIAESQRVEARQLDEMNTARFAAGAGQEVRI